Proteins encoded within one genomic window of Methanothrix harundinacea 6Ac:
- a CDS encoding methyltransferase domain-containing protein has product MSRWRDLWREYVKSTSYQRILQERGITNDQFWREYAPVYEEVLARSGYPGEILERVSSLIPPGSSLLDVGAGTGAFAIPLAPRMRRVLALDPSTHQLRVLEEKARSRGIYNIEIISSRWGEVDPRQLVDLDFSLAAYSIFEEDVYSFLKKMIDVSSRGVLLVFRAGRMDPLQEFVYGPRLQVDYSCLIQILEEMGYDFQVEIFSRDYVLPLHCILHGLCSSARSPEEIMRYLEDGGRIAAPQKGSSMDGIAEGEEPWVRVKSDDALLYRLG; this is encoded by the coding sequence ATGAGCCGGTGGAGGGACCTCTGGAGGGAATATGTAAAATCCACCAGCTACCAGCGGATACTGCAGGAGCGGGGGATCACAAACGACCAGTTCTGGAGGGAGTACGCCCCCGTCTATGAGGAGGTTCTGGCGCGGTCCGGATATCCGGGGGAGATCCTGGAGAGGGTCTCTTCCCTCATCCCCCCCGGAAGCTCTCTCCTGGATGTCGGGGCGGGGACCGGGGCCTTCGCCATACCCTTGGCACCGAGGATGCGAAGGGTTCTGGCCCTGGACCCTTCCACCCATCAGCTGAGGGTTCTGGAAGAGAAGGCCCGCTCCAGAGGGATATATAACATCGAGATCATCAGCTCCCGCTGGGGGGAGGTCGATCCCCGTCAGCTGGTTGATCTGGATTTTTCCCTTGCCGCCTACAGCATCTTCGAGGAGGACGTTTACTCTTTTCTAAAAAAGATGATAGATGTATCCTCCAGAGGGGTGCTCCTGGTCTTCAGGGCAGGAAGGATGGACCCCCTCCAGGAGTTCGTTTATGGTCCGAGGCTACAGGTGGATTACTCCTGTCTGATTCAGATCCTGGAGGAGATGGGTTACGATTTCCAGGTGGAGATCTTCTCCCGGGATTACGTATTGCCCCTCCATTGCATCCTTCACGGGCTCTGTTCATCTGCCAGGAGCCCGGAAGAGATCATGCGCTATCTTGAGGATGGGGGGAGGATCGCCGCCCCTCAGAAGGGGTCATCGATGGACGGGATCGCCGAAGGAGAAGAGCCCTGGGTCAGGGTCAAGAGCGATGACGCCCTCCTCTACAGGCTGGGGTGA
- a CDS encoding ABC transporter ATP-binding protein, whose product MASSSSAVNGDGERRGVSRPGEKLQGEALLSIRGLSVKFPTEAGTVHAAVDVSLDIRREETLALVGETGCGKSVVAASVLQLLPSYAEVKGEIFFGGRDLLGLGEREMARVRGREISMIFQNPSLSLNPVYTIGHQVAESALIGGRASPAGARSMADSILSRLGLAGRGGMYPFQLSGGMNQRAMIAAAGVAGPRLIIADEPTKGLDQELVWEVCREIDIIKDLNRSSMLLITHDLEVARRTADRLAVMYAGEVVETGPVADVLERPRHPYSLALLKSLPGQGFHPIPGSSPSAVRRPPGCLFHPRCSWAEPGCRSGPPPLRSDGRRWWRCWERC is encoded by the coding sequence ATGGCATCGAGCAGTTCGGCTGTAAACGGTGATGGTGAGAGGAGAGGGGTGTCGCGTCCCGGTGAGAAGCTCCAAGGGGAGGCGCTCCTCTCCATCCGCGGGCTCTCTGTGAAGTTTCCCACGGAGGCTGGGACGGTCCATGCCGCTGTGGATGTGAGCCTGGATATCAGAAGGGAGGAGACCCTGGCCCTGGTGGGGGAGACAGGATGCGGAAAATCGGTGGTTGCAGCCTCGGTACTTCAGCTCCTCCCCAGCTATGCGGAGGTAAAGGGGGAGATCTTCTTTGGGGGGCGCGACCTCCTGGGGCTGGGGGAGAGGGAGATGGCGAGAGTCCGGGGGAGGGAGATCTCGATGATATTCCAGAATCCGTCCCTCTCCCTTAACCCCGTCTACACCATAGGCCATCAGGTAGCAGAATCGGCCCTCATAGGCGGCCGGGCCTCACCGGCCGGGGCGCGGTCTATGGCGGATTCGATCCTATCGAGGCTGGGGCTCGCAGGCCGGGGGGGGATGTACCCCTTCCAGCTCTCCGGGGGGATGAACCAGCGGGCGATGATAGCCGCCGCCGGGGTGGCGGGGCCCAGGCTGATCATCGCCGATGAGCCGACGAAGGGGCTGGATCAGGAGCTGGTCTGGGAGGTCTGCCGGGAGATCGATATCATAAAGGATCTGAACCGCTCGTCGATGCTCCTGATAACTCACGACCTGGAGGTGGCCCGCAGGACAGCCGATCGATTGGCGGTGATGTACGCCGGGGAGGTGGTGGAGACGGGGCCGGTGGCCGACGTCCTGGAGCGGCCCCGCCACCCTTACTCTCTGGCCCTCCTCAAGTCCCTCCCTGGGCAGGGGTTTCATCCCATCCCCGGCTCCTCCCCCTCGGCGGTCCGCCGACCCCCGGGCTGTCTCTTCCATCCCCGGTGCTCCTGGGCTGAGCCGGGCTGCAGATCGGGGCCGCCGCCCCTGAGGTCCGACGGCAGGAGATGGTGGAGGTGCTGGGAACGCTGTTGA
- a CDS encoding ABC transporter substrate-binding protein, with protein sequence MKISRYMARIALCLLLAIPALGAPVELEDDLGRTVIIDQPCQKVVFLVENALNTYYSIADPETVLAIGDNIWKRELKEDFFRAVDPKFDDKVRIGFDSGLVSLETLAAEGPDLVVLWATSPEDENLKAITETLGIPVYAVFITSIEDMYKQVREMGTISGRADRAAEVEAIMKSYVEEVTSATEGISDEDRPKVYWMWSDVLGTAGRESGFDDLIYQAGGINVMNFWENDASRMEHPTVPLETLISLNPDVIYMWYNEKLDPEDVISGTEFAGWKDINAVKNGRVYEIENPFLFDAFSPRMPMALMHLARNIQPELFADMSIDERLDGFFGEMYSVHYPGYAAL encoded by the coding sequence TTGAAGATATCTCGATATATGGCCAGGATCGCCCTCTGCCTTCTTCTGGCGATCCCCGCCCTGGGGGCGCCGGTGGAGCTGGAAGACGACCTGGGGCGGACTGTCATCATAGACCAGCCCTGCCAGAAGGTCGTCTTTCTGGTGGAGAACGCCCTCAACACCTACTATTCGATAGCTGATCCCGAGACGGTCCTCGCCATAGGCGACAACATCTGGAAGAGGGAGCTGAAAGAGGATTTCTTCCGGGCGGTGGACCCGAAGTTCGACGATAAGGTGAGGATCGGCTTCGATTCCGGCCTCGTCAGCCTCGAGACCCTGGCGGCCGAGGGGCCGGACCTCGTCGTCCTCTGGGCGACGTCCCCGGAGGACGAGAACCTGAAGGCGATCACGGAGACCCTGGGGATACCCGTCTACGCCGTCTTCATAACCTCCATCGAGGACATGTACAAACAGGTGAGGGAGATGGGGACCATCTCCGGGAGGGCTGACAGGGCCGCCGAGGTGGAGGCCATCATGAAGAGCTACGTGGAAGAGGTCACCTCGGCAACGGAGGGGATATCCGACGAGGATAGGCCGAAGGTCTACTGGATGTGGAGCGACGTCCTGGGGACCGCCGGGAGGGAGAGCGGCTTTGACGACCTGATATACCAGGCTGGCGGGATCAACGTGATGAACTTCTGGGAGAACGATGCGAGCCGGATGGAGCACCCCACCGTCCCCCTGGAGACCCTGATCAGCCTCAACCCCGACGTCATATACATGTGGTACAACGAGAAGCTGGACCCCGAGGACGTCATCAGCGGGACGGAGTTCGCGGGCTGGAAGGATATAAACGCCGTCAAGAACGGGAGGGTCTACGAGATCGAGAACCCCTTCCTCTTCGACGCCTTCTCTCCCCGGATGCCCATGGCCCTGATGCACCTCGCCAGGAACATCCAGCCCGAGCTCTTCGCCGATATGAGCATAGACGAGAGGCTCGACGGCTTCTTTGGGGAGATGTACTCGGTCCACTATCCCGGATACGCCGCTCTATAG
- a CDS encoding ABC transporter permease — protein sequence MVYKVKLARYFLALFLILSLNFAIPRMMPGDTMTNLLGEDVVYFSGAAAEAMREKMGLDQPLSTQYIGYMKALGRLDLGYSYHFRSPVTDLLWSRMRWTLLLVLPSIVMGALLGTYLGALAGWDEGRGSRRLQTLAAIAIYSSPPYFISLVAVYILGFKLGWFPLKGVYLTGDPLNVLHHLFLPVFIMTLFAASRNFMIMRGSVIQEKRSLYVSYARAKGLYRDEILFASVFKNAILPIITLIALDFGFIFSGALFIEIVFSMNGMGLLIYDAVLCRDYPVLQGAMLIITVMVIIANILADLIYGVVDPRVRSGGGGGW from the coding sequence ATGGTCTATAAGGTCAAGCTGGCCAGGTACTTTCTCGCCCTCTTCCTGATCCTCTCCCTCAACTTCGCCATCCCGCGGATGATGCCTGGGGACACCATGACGAACCTCCTGGGAGAGGACGTCGTATACTTCTCGGGGGCCGCCGCCGAAGCCATGCGGGAGAAGATGGGCCTCGACCAGCCCCTCTCCACCCAGTACATAGGCTACATGAAGGCCCTCGGACGGCTGGACCTCGGCTATTCCTATCACTTCCGCTCTCCGGTGACAGACCTTCTTTGGAGCAGGATGCGGTGGACCCTGTTGTTGGTCTTGCCCTCCATCGTCATGGGGGCCCTTTTGGGGACGTACCTCGGGGCCCTCGCCGGCTGGGACGAGGGGAGGGGGTCCCGGAGGCTTCAGACCCTGGCCGCCATCGCCATCTACAGCTCCCCTCCCTACTTCATATCCCTGGTGGCGGTTTATATCCTGGGCTTTAAGCTGGGTTGGTTTCCCCTGAAGGGGGTCTACCTCACCGGAGACCCCCTGAACGTCCTCCATCACCTATTTCTTCCCGTCTTCATCATGACCCTCTTTGCCGCCTCCAGAAACTTCATGATCATGAGGGGGAGCGTCATCCAGGAGAAGAGGTCCCTCTACGTCTCTTACGCCAGGGCCAAGGGTCTCTATCGGGACGAGATCCTCTTCGCCTCCGTCTTCAAGAACGCCATCCTCCCGATCATAACCCTCATAGCCCTCGACTTCGGCTTCATATTCAGCGGCGCCCTCTTCATAGAGATAGTCTTCTCCATGAACGGGATGGGGCTATTGATCTACGATGCGGTCCTCTGCCGGGACTACCCCGTCCTCCAGGGAGCCATGCTGATCATAACGGTGATGGTGATCATCGCTAACATCCTGGCGGACCTGATATACGGAGTCGTAGACCCCAGGGTCAGATCCGGGGGAGGCGGAGGATGGTAA
- a CDS encoding ABC transporter substrate-binding protein, which produces MKGKMLASILALCLMVGISAADFTLHIYGNANMDDVIDERDIEYARGIIDGTERMTDLADVNGDGNVDEEDIRLTEEIIDGTAAEIKVIDSDGNSVSVKVPVERIVIYNHQCAEILQILNADDRVAGVRDTFETQENRFPQISKKKNIGSGVDLDIEAIISVDPDLIIAYTFYPTKEDLEAELPSKIPILRIDCAGGGPCGIDSIRDGVSILGYLLDARDEAARYQEWHDRYVGPVEARTSAIPEGERVRVYLESTPEGSETISSRTAIGKNHPAGNLIELAGGVNIAAGHLPLYMDTDNEYGEIETEWVLEENPEVIVGRAMGAGVRPYENEDDSLLRAYSDQIKGLPGFDGVDAVKNDRVYIITNDHAVTPNYPSALLLLAKWFYPEIFQDLNPREAHLEYLEMMGISKEVASKNTYYYPAVA; this is translated from the coding sequence ATGAAAGGGAAGATGCTGGCATCAATCTTGGCGCTATGCCTGATGGTGGGGATATCGGCAGCCGATTTCACCCTCCACATCTACGGCAACGCCAACATGGACGACGTCATCGACGAGAGAGATATCGAATACGCCCGCGGCATCATCGACGGGACGGAAAGGATGACGGATCTCGCCGACGTCAACGGCGATGGCAATGTCGACGAAGAGGACATAAGGCTGACAGAGGAGATCATCGACGGCACGGCAGCGGAGATCAAGGTGATCGACTCCGACGGTAACAGCGTCTCAGTAAAGGTGCCGGTGGAGAGGATCGTCATCTACAACCACCAGTGCGCAGAGATCCTCCAGATCCTGAACGCCGACGATAGGGTGGCCGGGGTTAGAGACACCTTCGAGACGCAGGAGAACAGGTTCCCGCAGATCAGCAAGAAGAAGAACATCGGAAGCGGTGTCGACTTGGACATCGAGGCGATCATCTCCGTGGATCCTGATCTGATAATAGCCTACACCTTCTACCCGACCAAGGAGGACCTGGAAGCGGAGCTCCCCTCGAAGATCCCCATCCTCCGGATCGACTGCGCCGGAGGGGGTCCCTGCGGGATCGACTCCATCAGGGACGGCGTATCGATCCTCGGATACCTCCTGGACGCGAGGGACGAGGCCGCAAGATACCAGGAGTGGCACGACAGGTACGTCGGTCCCGTGGAGGCCAGGACCTCCGCAATCCCTGAAGGGGAGAGGGTGAGGGTCTACCTGGAGTCCACCCCGGAGGGGTCCGAGACGATCTCCTCCAGGACCGCCATCGGAAAGAACCACCCGGCAGGAAACCTCATTGAGCTGGCGGGCGGGGTGAACATCGCCGCTGGCCACCTACCCCTCTACATGGATACCGACAATGAGTACGGCGAGATCGAGACGGAGTGGGTCCTGGAAGAGAACCCGGAGGTGATCGTCGGCAGGGCCATGGGAGCTGGGGTTAGGCCCTACGAGAACGAGGACGACTCCCTCCTGAGGGCCTACTCCGATCAGATCAAAGGCCTTCCTGGGTTCGACGGCGTCGACGCCGTTAAGAACGACCGGGTCTACATCATCACCAACGATCACGCCGTCACTCCCAACTATCCTTCGGCGCTCCTCCTCCTGGCGAAGTGGTTCTACCCGGAGATCTTCCAGGACCTCAACCCGAGAGAGGCCCACCTGGAGTACCTGGAGATGATGGGGATCTCAAAGGAGGTCGCGAGTAAGAACACCTACTACTATCCGGCGGTGGCCTGA
- a CDS encoding ABC transporter substrate-binding protein gives MRDDIRRISSILLLALLLVAFTGVSAGSGETVLKIGTPNVIKSPSVVGDTFMSLFAHLSNPPLMKMDPSGLVVGQTAESYEVSEDGKTWRFQIRDDLYWSDGEKLTPEDVRFTFEYLGEKYPPAGWIKDTVEEIAVEGDAVVFALNKPYSRLNLEFATYNILPEHVWKDVEDPMVHVDEGPVVGFGPFVISRTDLAAGVLYFEKNPYWEGEAAKIGGVEIHMYANMDVLSMALMKGDVDAYYKYAGTYPYANLAALDSAGGFDVVETDNTGLIFLGLNLREAPMSDPAFREALASAIDYQEILKLDALDYGSVPNRGFVPPSMGYFKETEKLIYDAEEARRLLEEAGYTDVNGDGFLETPDGEMIDLTFLTRADYQRITELLQEYLADIGIKTGIKTADQSTWITMKDDYQYDLTVTRTTPWGMMMHANWGTGYFDSRRTGEGVLHVLDDPSFHQICDDILAATSGEELEMYAHQVQDYYAENLPGIALYWNKVETPYNSRWQEWVSDPLYGIYNLDNFLNVERA, from the coding sequence ATGAGAGACGACATCAGAAGGATTTCATCTATCCTTCTCCTGGCCCTCCTCCTGGTCGCCTTTACAGGCGTCTCGGCAGGATCAGGGGAAACGGTATTGAAGATCGGAACGCCCAACGTCATCAAGTCCCCAAGCGTTGTCGGTGACACTTTCATGAGCCTATTTGCCCATCTATCCAACCCGCCCTTGATGAAGATGGACCCCAGCGGTCTGGTGGTGGGTCAGACGGCGGAGAGCTATGAGGTCTCGGAGGATGGGAAAACCTGGCGTTTCCAGATCCGAGATGACCTCTATTGGAGCGATGGGGAGAAGTTGACCCCTGAGGACGTGAGGTTCACCTTCGAGTACCTAGGGGAGAAATATCCTCCCGCAGGATGGATCAAGGACACCGTGGAGGAGATCGCCGTGGAGGGGGATGCGGTCGTCTTTGCCTTAAACAAGCCCTACTCCCGCCTCAACCTGGAGTTTGCCACCTACAACATCCTCCCGGAGCACGTCTGGAAGGATGTCGAAGATCCCATGGTCCATGTGGATGAGGGTCCCGTGGTGGGCTTCGGTCCCTTCGTCATCTCCAGGACCGACCTTGCTGCAGGCGTCCTATACTTCGAGAAAAATCCCTACTGGGAAGGCGAGGCCGCAAAGATTGGGGGGGTGGAGATCCACATGTATGCAAATATGGACGTCCTCTCCATGGCCCTGATGAAGGGGGATGTGGATGCATACTACAAGTATGCGGGCACCTATCCCTACGCCAACCTCGCCGCCCTCGATAGCGCCGGAGGCTTCGACGTGGTGGAGACGGACAACACCGGCCTCATCTTCCTCGGCCTCAACCTGAGAGAGGCCCCCATGTCCGACCCCGCCTTCCGGGAGGCTCTCGCCAGCGCTATAGACTACCAGGAGATTCTTAAGCTGGACGCTCTCGACTACGGCTCCGTCCCCAACCGGGGATTTGTGCCCCCCAGCATGGGATACTTCAAGGAGACGGAAAAGCTCATCTACGACGCCGAGGAGGCTCGAAGATTGCTGGAGGAGGCCGGCTACACGGACGTCAATGGGGACGGGTTCCTGGAGACCCCAGACGGAGAGATGATCGACCTCACCTTCCTGACCCGGGCAGACTACCAGCGGATAACGGAGCTGCTCCAGGAGTACCTCGCCGATATTGGGATCAAGACGGGGATAAAGACGGCAGACCAGAGTACCTGGATAACGATGAAGGACGATTACCAGTACGATCTGACCGTCACCCGCACCACCCCCTGGGGGATGATGATGCACGCCAACTGGGGGACGGGATACTTCGACTCCCGGCGGACCGGTGAGGGGGTCCTCCACGTCCTGGACGATCCGTCTTTCCACCAGATCTGTGATGACATCCTGGCCGCCACCAGCGGGGAGGAGCTGGAGATGTACGCCCACCAGGTTCAGGACTACTACGCAGAGAACCTTCCCGGGATCGCCCTCTACTGGAACAAGGTGGAGACGCCTTACAACTCCCGCTGGCAGGAATGGGTTTCAGACCCCCTCTATGGGATATACAACCTGGACAACTTCCTGAACGTGGAGAGGGCTTGA
- a CDS encoding metal ABC transporter substrate-binding protein, whose protein sequence is MYSKRSWCLIMLILAIFLIAPSIADQAPEKMKIVATTSVLMDPATFIGGERVEAISIADPTLCPHLQADIIPNRIQLNMAFIRDADVFMAYNDNNDKNFNIPAVENFMAANNFGAVKWKKVSDPSRGWNTPTTAKLLAAEVLGWLIEEDPAGEAYYQGRYDEYLMTFDAVEPTETERSRLQETKVIVMLWQREPVENWLGMEVVNFFAPEFAMNGTKTADKIVDEIIATPEKYQDVAYVIENMQSGELAKGIEEALRDRGINAERVIFTNFPRSVSGVNTIAEVLDYNKNLVL, encoded by the coding sequence ATGTATTCAAAGAGATCCTGGTGCCTGATCATGCTGATCCTGGCGATCTTTCTGATCGCTCCATCCATCGCAGATCAGGCCCCGGAGAAGATGAAGATCGTAGCTACCACCAGCGTTCTCATGGACCCGGCCACCTTCATCGGCGGCGAGAGGGTCGAGGCGATATCCATCGCCGACCCGACCCTCTGCCCCCACCTCCAGGCGGATATCATCCCCAACCGGATACAGCTGAATATGGCCTTCATCAGGGACGCCGACGTCTTCATGGCCTACAACGACAACAACGACAAGAACTTCAACATCCCCGCCGTCGAGAACTTCATGGCGGCGAACAACTTCGGAGCCGTCAAATGGAAGAAGGTCTCCGATCCCTCCCGGGGCTGGAACACCCCGACGACCGCCAAGCTCCTGGCGGCGGAGGTATTGGGTTGGCTGATCGAGGAAGATCCGGCGGGGGAGGCATATTATCAAGGGCGTTACGATGAATATCTGATGACCTTCGACGCCGTGGAGCCCACGGAGACAGAGAGGTCTCGCCTGCAGGAGACGAAAGTCATCGTCATGCTCTGGCAGAGGGAGCCGGTCGAGAACTGGCTGGGGATGGAGGTCGTCAACTTCTTCGCCCCTGAGTTCGCCATGAACGGGACCAAGACCGCCGACAAGATCGTCGACGAGATCATCGCCACCCCTGAGAAGTATCAGGACGTCGCCTATGTCATCGAGAATATGCAGTCCGGGGAGCTGGCAAAGGGGATCGAAGAGGCGCTCCGGGACAGGGGAATAAACGCGGAGAGGGTCATATTCACCAACTTCCCTCGATCGGTATCAGGGGTCAATACGATAGCAGAGGTCCTCGACTACAATAAGAACCTGGTCCTCTGA
- a CDS encoding ABC transporter ATP-binding protein produces MVEVLGTLLRGVGIGKAFSRGIVRRRTRVVLEDVTLEIGEGRTLGLVGPSGSGKTTLARIVAGLETPTAGRVLYRGRDLRDLRGGERKAFRRRVQMIFQDPEGSLNPRKTIRRSLEEVLDLRGVQGGGRQEVREVLEVVGMEAEVLDRLPSQLSGGQNQRIALARALILEPEVLVLDEPTSALDVSVQAQILHLLRDLQRERGIGYLLISHHPEVVGFLAQEVALLRGGRLLRIEGGEEGKAGR; encoded by the coding sequence ATGGTGGAGGTGCTGGGAACGCTGTTGAGGGGGGTGGGGATAGGCAAGGCCTTCTCCAGGGGGATCGTCCGGAGGAGGACGAGGGTCGTCCTGGAGGATGTGACCCTGGAGATCGGGGAGGGGAGGACCCTGGGGCTGGTGGGGCCGTCGGGCTCCGGGAAGACCACCCTCGCCCGGATCGTAGCCGGGCTCGAGACCCCCACCGCCGGCCGGGTCCTCTATAGAGGCCGGGACCTCCGGGATCTGAGGGGCGGGGAGCGGAAGGCTTTCCGCCGGAGGGTCCAGATGATATTTCAGGATCCTGAGGGCTCCCTCAACCCGAGAAAGACCATCAGGAGAAGCCTAGAGGAGGTGCTGGACCTGAGGGGTGTCCAGGGGGGCGGGAGGCAAGAGGTTCGGGAGGTCCTGGAGGTGGTGGGCATGGAGGCGGAGGTCCTGGACCGCCTCCCCTCGCAGCTCTCCGGGGGGCAGAACCAGAGGATAGCCCTGGCAAGGGCCCTCATATTGGAGCCGGAGGTCCTCGTCCTCGACGAGCCGACGTCGGCCCTCGACGTCTCCGTCCAGGCCCAGATCCTCCACCTCCTCCGGGATCTCCAGAGGGAGAGGGGGATCGGCTACCTCCTCATCTCCCACCATCCCGAGGTGGTGGGCTTCTTGGCCCAGGAGGTGGCGCTCCTCCGGGGAGGGCGACTTCTCCGCATCGAGGGCGGAGAGGAGGGGAAGGCCGGGAGGTGA
- a CDS encoding ABC transporter substrate-binding protein, whose translation MTLKLPIDGFGIVFVALALAAMPASAALGIFGNTNMDDTIDQLDIEHVRGIIDGRYEKTDLADANRDGAIDEEDIAQIEAIIAGEETVLNILDGNGEPVAVHKPVERIVVEYLDNAELVSILNSKDKVVGVDYAVAKSEAQFPDLARRKNVGQMNEPDYEAVLSTDPDLLLTFSPMNIKTKADNLPGVDVVFLGLYFPDISDPAGSKYVDGVRKLGYILDEEERAEEFIRWNLGWVEEIRSRAAGVPEEERPKVLISAYPYAHLDTGTFRTYSMIDTLTQMAVLTGVRVMAEDLPEFFGSSYNIQVDPEWVIESDPDFIYLHLVAHTYSGLSLEPANGYDATDPAGIRAARDAFTSRPELAEMRAVKDGRVYLGSGSFRNDATGGLIGAAYMAKAFLPEVFADLDPEAIHQEYIERFLGEDFDLDQGGVFLYPAVEKGDGRLAGIPEEDSESFYTAS comes from the coding sequence ATGACCCTGAAGCTTCCGATCGATGGGTTTGGTATCGTCTTTGTCGCCCTGGCGCTGGCAGCGATGCCGGCGTCCGCGGCCCTGGGGATCTTCGGCAACACCAACATGGATGATACCATAGACCAGCTTGACATAGAGCACGTCCGGGGGATCATAGACGGCAGATACGAGAAGACCGATCTCGCCGACGCCAATCGAGACGGCGCCATCGACGAGGAGGACATAGCCCAGATCGAGGCGATCATCGCCGGAGAGGAGACGGTCCTCAACATCTTGGACGGAAACGGCGAGCCCGTCGCCGTCCACAAGCCCGTGGAGAGGATCGTCGTCGAGTACCTGGACAACGCGGAGCTCGTCTCCATCCTCAACTCAAAGGATAAGGTGGTGGGGGTCGACTACGCCGTCGCCAAGAGCGAGGCACAGTTCCCGGACCTCGCCAGGAGGAAGAACGTCGGCCAGATGAACGAGCCGGACTACGAGGCGGTCCTCAGCACAGACCCGGACCTCCTCCTCACCTTCTCGCCCATGAACATCAAGACCAAGGCCGATAACCTTCCCGGGGTGGACGTCGTCTTCCTCGGCCTCTACTTCCCGGATATAAGCGACCCCGCAGGCTCGAAGTACGTCGACGGGGTGAGGAAGCTCGGCTACATCCTCGACGAGGAGGAGAGGGCGGAGGAGTTCATCCGCTGGAACCTCGGATGGGTGGAGGAGATAAGATCCAGGGCAGCCGGAGTCCCCGAAGAAGAACGGCCGAAGGTCCTCATCTCTGCCTACCCTTACGCCCACCTGGACACCGGGACCTTCCGGACCTACTCCATGATCGACACCCTCACCCAGATGGCGGTCCTCACCGGCGTCAGGGTGATGGCGGAGGACCTCCCCGAGTTCTTCGGATCTTCCTACAACATCCAGGTCGATCCGGAGTGGGTGATAGAGTCGGACCCCGACTTCATATACCTCCATCTGGTAGCCCACACCTACAGCGGCCTCTCCCTGGAACCGGCGAACGGCTACGATGCCACCGACCCTGCGGGGATCAGAGCAGCAAGGGACGCCTTCACCAGCCGGCCGGAGCTCGCCGAGATGAGGGCGGTGAAGGATGGAAGGGTCTACCTCGGGAGCGGCTCCTTCAGAAATGACGCCACCGGCGGCCTCATCGGCGCCGCCTACATGGCAAAGGCCTTCCTCCCCGAGGTCTTCGCCGACCTCGACCCCGAGGCGATCCACCAGGAGTACATCGAAAGGTTCCTGGGTGAAGACTTCGACCTCGATCAGGGCGGAGTCTTCCTCTATCCGGCGGTAGAGAAGGGCGACGGCCGGCTGGCGGGTATTCCCGAAGAGGATAGCGAGAGCTTCTATACCGCCTCCTGA
- a CDS encoding ABC transporter permease: protein MVIPGPFGRAGAVASPMRWIGVLLLTGFLAAAILAPVISPADPRARFDPYQPPSWSRPLGTNDMGNDLLSELLHGSRISISVGFGAALLATLLGTMVGLVAGYYRGWADEVLMGLTDVVLMIPQIPLIITLAAFLRPSFWMIALLMGLLWWPSMARVVRSRAIQVREMSFVEAARCLGFPHRHIILTDVLPNTVHVILPKFMLTVASAMIAEASISFLGLVDPTARSWGTTISFAFARGGFINGYWWWYLPPGICITLFVLSLVLMSMDLEKEEVHAGMKG from the coding sequence ATGGTAATTCCCGGACCCTTCGGCAGGGCCGGGGCGGTCGCCAGCCCCATGAGATGGATCGGCGTGTTGTTGCTTACGGGATTTCTGGCGGCGGCGATCCTCGCTCCGGTGATCTCTCCGGCCGACCCCAGGGCGCGGTTCGACCCTTACCAGCCCCCCTCCTGGAGCCGCCCTCTGGGAACCAACGATATGGGCAACGACCTCCTCTCGGAGCTCCTCCACGGGTCCAGGATCTCCATATCCGTCGGGTTTGGCGCAGCCCTTCTGGCCACCCTCCTGGGGACGATGGTGGGGCTCGTCGCCGGGTACTATCGGGGTTGGGCCGACGAGGTGCTGATGGGGCTGACGGATGTCGTCCTGATGATACCCCAGATCCCCCTGATAATAACCCTGGCCGCCTTCCTCCGCCCCAGCTTCTGGATGATCGCCCTCTTGATGGGGCTTTTATGGTGGCCCTCCATGGCCCGGGTGGTCAGGTCCCGGGCGATCCAGGTGAGGGAGATGAGCTTTGTGGAGGCGGCCCGGTGCCTCGGCTTTCCCCACCGCCACATAATCCTGACGGACGTCCTCCCCAACACCGTCCACGTCATCCTCCCCAAGTTCATGCTCACCGTCGCCTCGGCGATGATCGCGGAGGCGTCCATAAGCTTTCTGGGGCTTGTGGACCCCACAGCCCGGAGCTGGGGGACGACCATCAGCTTCGCCTTCGCCAGAGGTGGATTCATCAACGGCTACTGGTGGTGGTACCTCCCGCCGGGGATCTGCATAACCCTCTTCGTCCTCTCTCTGGTCCTGATGAGCATGGACCTGGAAAAGGAAGAGGTGCATGCCGGAATGAAGGGGTGA